A genomic window from Paramormyrops kingsleyae isolate MSU_618 chromosome 23, PKINGS_0.4, whole genome shotgun sequence includes:
- the LOC111852289 gene encoding collagen alpha-1(XIV) chain-like isoform X4: MRVHCCLLLFLAHIVLLIAPAQGQGDQFQCKTPSVADIVILVDGSWSIGRLNFRLVRTFLESLVSAFNVGFDKTRIGLAQYSGDPRIEWHLNAYSTKDAVIDAARNLPYKGGNTLTGLALTYILENSFKPESGARPGIPKIGILITDGKSQDDVIPPAHSLREAGIELFAIGVKNADENELKAIASPPEDTHVYNVADFSMMSTIVESLTKTLCQRVEQQDKQITGEPTGQVTLASPQDLRTSEVTARSFRVSWSHPPGTVEKYRVVYYPTKGGSPDEAVVDGSENSVVLQYLNSQTEYQIAVFAIYVNAASEGLRGSETTLTLPMVNDLTLYDVTHNSLRARWKGISGATGYMILYAPLSDSGLADEKEVKVEETVTDIELEKLTPATEYTVTVYAMYGEEASDPMTHQETTLPIMAPRDLQISNVDHSSARLTWEATSKKVLGYRILYVKTSDVQTTEVDVDQVTTLQLRNLTSNTEYTVAIFALYEDAQAEPLTKSFTTRPVPAPSGLRTSDVTTDSFRVSWKATASDVLLYKLSWWPHDESLKEERIVNGMTAVLTNLRPVTEYVVSLSAIFLDGTESTPVTTLTTTLARTTTIATTTSVVRQGVRNLRLDEETTFSLQVSWELQDPNVRQYRVTYVSARGDRAEEVLMVPGRQNSVLLQPLLSDTEYKVSVTPVYASTDGISVSRVGRTLPLMAPKNLRVSEEWYNRFRISWDTPPSPTMGYRVVYQPISTPGRALETFVGEDVNNMLILNLLSGTEYSVKVISTYTTGSSDALAGKAKTLFLGVTNLNTYQVRMKSTCAQWQPHRHASRYRVVIESLLNGQKQEVSLSGGATRHCFHNLHPDTQYKISIYSQLPDLEGPAVTLIDRTLPVPPQPTTAAPTTTPLPTIPPAKEVCKAAKADLVFLVDGSWSIGDDNFQKIIRFLYSTTGALDKIGPDGTQVAIAQFSDDARTEFKLDAYDNKETLLAAIQSISYKGGNTKTGRAIKHVKDSIFTPEGGMRRGIPKVLVVLTDGRSQDDVSMVSKEMQMEGYVVFAIGFADADYGELVSIASKPSERHVFFVDDLDAFKKIEEKLVTFVCEAASATCPSVRMKGGTMAGFQMMGMFGLTENQYASVEGVSMEPGTFNSFPCYRLHKDALISQPTRFLHPEGLPSDYTITVLFRLLSDTPQEPFALWEILNQANEPLVGVILDNGGKTLTFFNYDYKGDFQTVTFEGPEIRKIFHGSFHKLHVAVSKVTAKAFVDCKLVGEKSISAAGNISTDGVEVLGRMVRSRGSRDNSAPFQLQMFDIICSSSWASRDQCCELPGLRDEEQCPALPHACTCSQDSKGPAGPAGPPGGPGARGARGDRGEPGLVGPQGLVGDIGPPGPQGLPGPQGPSGMSIQGAPGAAGEKGERGDVGSPGPQGVPGPPSSPGRDGPAGQRGLPGKDGPPGPPGSTGTIGPPGGPGQPGSNGPPGPLGDQGLPGSPGVRGEKGERGDAQSQAAVQAIARQVCEQLIQSHMSRYNSLLNHIPSQPVSVRTIPGPPGEPGRQGSPGPQGEQGPPGRPGFPGNNGENGQPGERGLSGEKGERGSPGVGIQGPRGPQGPPGPTGEGRTGSQGPLGRPGNPGTPGRPGIPGPTGPAGPPGYCDQNSCLGYNVGVQLAPEPYQPYDNEEDPYEGYRGYPHEYYQPNYPAPRPVEPESEPFPTEDTVEVRSPGMHRFSRSLSGKKVPAAAMRRRAKREDWKLPMPN, encoded by the exons GGGACCAGTTCCAGTGTAAGACCCCATCTGTGGCCGACATCGTCATCCTGGTCGATGGTTCCTGGAGCATTGGCAGGTTGAACTTCCGCCTGGTGCGAACATTCCTGGAGAGCTTGGTGAGCGCCTTCAATGTGGGCTTTGACAAGACACGCATAG GACTGGCCCAATACAGCGGGGATCCCCGGATTGAGTGGCACCTGAATGCCTACAGCACCAAGGATGCCGTGATCGATGCTGCGAGGAACCTGCCGTACAAAGGCGGGAACACACTGACCg GTCTTGCTCTGACTTACATTTTGGAGAACAGCTTCAAGCCGGAGTCAGGGGCCAGGCCAGGCATTCCCAAAATCGGCATCCTGATCACCGATGGGAAGTCTCAGGATGATGTCATCCCTCCAGCCCACAGCCTTCGAGAGGCGGGCATTGAGCTTTTCGCCATTG GCGTCAAGAATGCAGATGAGAATGAGCTGAAGGCCATCGCCTCGCCTCCCGAGGACACGCACGTCTACAACGTGGCCGACTTCAGCATGATGAGCACCATTGTGGAGAGCCTCACCAAGACCCTGTGCCAGAGGGTGGAGCAGCAGGACAAGCAGATAACAG GAGAGCCAACGGGGCAGGTGACCCTAGCGTCCCCCCAGGATTTGCGGACGTCTGAGGTGACGGCCAGGAGCTTTCGGGTGTCCTGGAGCCACCCCCCCGGGACTGTGGAGAAATACCGCGTGGTGTACTACCCCACCAAGGGGGGGTCTCCAGACGAG GCCGTGGTGGACGGCAGCGAGAACTCCGTGGTGCTGCAGTACCTGAACTCTCAGACGGAGTACCAGATCGCCGTATTCGCGATCTATGTCAATGCCGCAAGCGAAGGCCTGCGTGGCAGCGAGACGACCT TGACCCTGCCGATGGTGAACGACCTGACGCTCTACGATGTGACCCACAACAGCCTCCGCGCTCGTTGGAAGGGCATCAGTGGTGCCACTGGCTACATGATCCTGTACGCCCCACTGAGCGATTCCGGACTAGCTGATGAGAAGGAG GTGAAGGTGGAGGAGACTGTCACGGATATCGAGCTGGAGAAGCTGACTCCTGCCACCGAATACACCGTGACTGTGTACGCCATGTACGGGGAGGAGGCCAGCGACCCCATGACTCACCAGGAGACCACGT TGCCCATCATGGCACCTCGTGACCTCCAGATATCCAACGTTGACCACAGCTCTGCCAGACTGACGTGGGAGGCCACATCGAAGAAGGTCCTGGGCTACCGCATCCTGTATGTGAAGACCAGTGATGTTCAGACCACTGAG GTGGATGTGGACCAGGTCACCACACTGCAGCTGAGGAACCTGACTTCGAACACTGAGTACACAGTGGCCATCTTCGCTCTCTATGAGGACGCCCAGGCGGAACCCCTTACCAAGAGCTTCACGACCA GGCCCGTTCCCGCCCCGAGCGGCCTCCGGACCAGCGATGTGACGACAGACAGCTTCCGGGTCAGCTGGAAGGCCACTGCTTCAGATGTTCTGCTATACAAGCTGTCTTGGTGGCCCCATGATGAATCGCTGAAGGAG GAGAGGATTGTGAATGGAATGACAGCCGTGTTGACCAATTTACGGCCAGTCACAGAGTACGTGGTCTCCCTGTCAGCCATCTTCCTAGATGGGACAGAGAGTACACCAGTCACTACCCTGACCACGACAT tggcAAGAACGACAACTATTGCAACGACGACATCAG TGGTACGACAGGGCGTGAGAAACCTTCGCCTGGATGAGGAGACCACCTTCAGCTTGCAGGTGTCCTGGGAGCTCCAAGACCCCAACGTGCGACAGTACCGTGTGACCTATGTCAGTGCCAGAGGCGACCGAGCTGAGGAAGTG CTCATGGTCCCCGGCCGACAGAACAGTGTCCTGCTGCAGCCTCTGCTCTCCGACACTGAATACAAAGTGAGCGTGACCCCAGTCTACGCCAGTACTGATGGGATCAGTGTGTCCCGCGTGGGCCGGACCT TACCGCTCATGGCACCCAAGAACCTGAGGGTCTCGGAGGAGTGGTACAACCGCTTCCGCATCAGCTGGGACACACCTCCATCACCGACCATGGGCTACAGGGTGGTCTACCAGCCCATTTCCA CTCCAGGACGAGCCCTGGAGACATTTGTGGGGGAGGATGTGAACAACATGCTGATCCTGAACCTGCTGAGTGGGACGGAGTACAGTGTGAAGGTCATCTCCACCTACACCACAGGCTCCAGCGACGCCCTGGCTGGAAAGGCCAAGACGT TGTTCCTGGGTGTGACCAACCTGAACACCTACCAGGTTCGGATGAAGAGCACATGTGCGCAGTGGCAGCCCCATCGCCACGCCAGCCGCTACCGCGTCGTCATCGAGTCCCTGCTGA ACGGACAGAAGCAGGAAGTGAGTCTGTCTGGGGGGGCGACCAGGCACTGCTTCCACAACCTACACCCAGACACCCAGTATAAGATCAGCATCTACTCCCAGCTCCCAGACCTGGAGGGGCCGGCCGTCACCCTCATCGACAGGACCT TGCCTGTCCCCCCCCAGCCGACTACCGCGGCCCCGACGACCACGCCCCTTCCCACAATCCCTCCTGCTAAAGAAG TCTGCAAAGCAGCCAAGGCTGACCTGGTCTTCTTAGTGGATGGCTCCTGGAGCATCGGGGATGACAACTTCCAGAAAATCATCCGCTTCCTGTACAGCACGACCGGCGCCCTGGACAAGATCGGCCCCGACGGCACTCAG GTGGCCATCGCTCAGTTCAGTGACGACGCCAGGACAGAATTCAAGCTCGATGCCTATGATAACAAGGAGACATTGTTGGCTGCCATTCAGAGCATCTCATACAAGGGAGGAAATACCAAGACAG GTCGGGCCATAAAGCATGTGAAGGACTCCATCTTCACCCCCGAGGGGGGAATGAGGAGGGGGATCCCCAAAGTGCTGGTGGTGCTTACCGACGGCCGCTCCCAAGATGATGTCAGCATGGTGTCCAAGGAGATGCAGATGGAGG GCTACGTCGTTTTCGCCATCGGCTTCGCGGATGCCGACTACGGGGAGCTGGTGAGCATTGCCAGCAAGCCCAGTGAACGACATGTCTTCTTTGTGGACGACCTGGATGCCTTCAAGAAGATTGAGGAAAAGCTGGTGACGTTTGTGTGTGAAGCTGCCTCAGCCA CTTGTCCATCTGTACGGATGAAAGGCGGCACCATGGCAG GCTTCCAGATGATGGGCATGTTTGGACTGACAGAGAACCAGTACGCGAGTGTCGAAGGAGTTTCCATGGAGCCTGGAACCTTCAACAGCTTCCCATGCTATCGGCTGCACAAAGACGCCCTCATCAGCCAACCAACAAG GTTTCTTCACCCTGAAGGCTTGCCCTCCGATTACACCATCACAGTACTGTTCCGCCTGTTGTCCGACACTCCCCAGGAGCCCTTTGCATTGTGGGAGATCCTCAACCAGGCCAATGAGCCTCTGGTTGGGGTCATACTGGACA ATGGTGGGAAAACCCTCACGTTTTTCAACTATGACTATAAAGGAGACTTTCAGACTGTGACATTTGAGGGTCCAGAGATCAGAAAGATCTTCCATGGCAGCTTTCACAAG CTCCACGTGGCCGTCAGCAAGGTCACCGCCAAAGCGTTCGTCGACTGTAAGCTGGTGGGAGAGAAGTCCATCAGCGCAGCAGGAAACATCAGCACGGATGGGGTGGAGGTGCTGGGCAGGATGGTCCGGTCCCGGGGTAGCAGAGACAACTCGGCACCC TTTCAGCTCCAAATGTTCGACATCATCTGCAGTTCTTCGTGGGCTAGCAGGGACCAGTGCTGTGAGCTTCCAGGTCTC AGAGATGAGGAACAGTGTCCAGCCCTGCCTCACGCCTGCACATGTTCCCAGGACAGTAAAGGTCCCGCAGGACCCGCAGGACCCCCG GGAGGTCCAGGGGCCAGAGGTGCTAGAGGAGACCGAGGGGAACCAGGGCTGGTG GGTCCACAGGGTCTAGTAGGTGACATTGGACCACCAGGTCCTCAGGGACTTCCGGGACCCCAGGGCCCAAGTGGCATGTCTATCCAGGGGGCACCG GGCGCTGCGGGGGAGAAGGGCGAGAGGGGAGATGTCGGTTCTCCGGGGCCACAG GGGGTACCGGGACCACCAAGCTCACCTGGGCGGGATGGACCAGCGGGACAAAGG ggacTACCTGGAAAAGATGGTCCCCCCGGACCCCCTGGCTCCACAGGAACCATT GGACCACCTGGAGGTCCTGGACAGCCTGGATCAAACGGACCTCCTGGACCTCTGGGAGATCAGGGACTACCT GGCTCTCCTGGAGTCCGGGGAGAGAAGGGTGAACGG GGAGATGCGCAGTCACAGGCAGCCGTGCAGGCCATCGCCCGGCAGGTGTGCGAGCAGCTCATTCAGA GTCACATGAGCCGGTACAACTCCCTCCTGAACCACATCCCCAGCCAACCCGTCTCCGTGCGCACCATCCCGGGGCCCCCGGGGGAGCCAGGGCGCCAGGGCTCCCCGGGGCCCCAAGGAGAGCAGGGCCCCCCCGGCCGACCCGGGTTCCCAGGGAACAACGGGGAGAACGGGCAGCCGGGAGAGAGAG GTTTGTCAGGAGAGAAAGGCGAAAGGGGGAGTCCAGGGGTGGGAATCCAGGGGCCCAGGGGCCCCCAAGGGCCTCCAG GGCCCACCGGAGAGGGCCGCACCGGCAGCCAGGGTCCCCTTGGTCGCCCTGGCAACCCTGGAACCCCTGGCCGACCGGGCATCCCCGGTCCCACTGGTCCGGCTGGCCCACCTGGTTACTGTGACCAGAACTCCTGCCTGGGGTACAACGTAGGAG TACAATTGGCTCCTGAGCCCTACCAGCCTTATGATAATGAGGAGGACCCATATGAGGGGTACAGAGGCTACCCCCACGAGTACTACCAGCCCAACTACCCCGCCCCCCGTCCCGTGGAACCCGAGTCTGAG
- the LOC111852289 gene encoding collagen alpha-1(XIV) chain-like isoform X2, with the protein MFVYNAHPDGKVTESQLPKAENKVVIDNFNGGLEYRIKVFAMRGNQRSKPLQGTFTAQDVRPDDGVEPQGLKVASVVEETNRITEGDQFQCKTPSVADIVILVDGSWSIGRLNFRLVRTFLESLVSAFNVGFDKTRIGLAQYSGDPRIEWHLNAYSTKDAVIDAARNLPYKGGNTLTGLALTYILENSFKPESGARPGIPKIGILITDGKSQDDVIPPAHSLREAGIELFAIGVKNADENELKAIASPPEDTHVYNVADFSMMSTIVESLTKTLCQRVEQQDKQITGEPTGQVTLASPQDLRTSEVTARSFRVSWSHPPGTVEKYRVVYYPTKGGSPDEAVVDGSENSVVLQYLNSQTEYQIAVFAIYVNAASEGLRGSETTLTLPMVNDLTLYDVTHNSLRARWKGISGATGYMILYAPLSDSGLADEKEVKVEETVTDIELEKLTPATEYTVTVYAMYGEEASDPMTHQETTLPIMAPRDLQISNVDHSSARLTWEATSKKVLGYRILYVKTSDVQTTEVDVDQVTTLQLRNLTSNTEYTVAIFALYEDAQAEPLTKSFTTRPVPAPSGLRTSDVTTDSFRVSWKATASDVLLYKLSWWPHDESLKEERIVNGMTAVLTNLRPVTEYVVSLSAIFLDGTESTPVTTLTTTLARTTTIATTTSVVRQGVRNLRLDEETTFSLQVSWELQDPNVRQYRVTYVSARGDRAEEVLMVPGRQNSVLLQPLLSDTEYKVSVTPVYASTDGISVSRVGRTLPLMAPKNLRVSEEWYNRFRISWDTPPSPTMGYRVVYQPISTPGRALETFVGEDVNNMLILNLLSGTEYSVKVISTYTTGSSDALAGKAKTLFLGVTNLNTYQVRMKSTCAQWQPHRHASRYRVVIESLLNGQKQEVSLSGGATRHCFHNLHPDTQYKISIYSQLPDLEGPAVTLIDRTLPVPPQPTTAAPTTTPLPTIPPAKEVCKAAKADLVFLVDGSWSIGDDNFQKIIRFLYSTTGALDKIGPDGTQVAIAQFSDDARTEFKLDAYDNKETLLAAIQSISYKGGNTKTGRAIKHVKDSIFTPEGGMRRGIPKVLVVLTDGRSQDDVSMVSKEMQMEGYVVFAIGFADADYGELVSIASKPSERHVFFVDDLDAFKKIEEKLVTFVCEAASATCPSVRMKGGTMAGFQMMGMFGLTENQYASVEGVSMEPGTFNSFPCYRLHKDALISQPTRFLHPEGLPSDYTITVLFRLLSDTPQEPFALWEILNQANEPLVGVILDNGGKTLTFFNYDYKGDFQTVTFEGPEIRKIFHGSFHKLHVAVSKVTAKAFVDCKLVGEKSISAAGNISTDGVEVLGRMVRSRGSRDNSAPFQLQMFDIICSSSWASRDQCCELPGLRDEEQCPALPHACTCSQDSKGPAGPAGPPGGPGARGARGDRGEPGLVGPQGLVGDIGPPGPQGLPGPQGPSGMSIQGAPGAAGEKGERGDVGSPGPQGVPGPPSSPGRDGPAGQRGLPGKDGPPGPPGSTGTIGPPGGPGQPGSNGPPGPLGDQGLPGSPGVRGEKGERGDAQSQAAVQAIARQVCEQLIQSHMSRYNSLLNHIPSQPVSVRTIPGPPGEPGRQGSPGPQGEQGPPGRPGFPGNNGENGQPGERGLSGEKGERGSPGVGIQGPRGPQGPPGPTGEGRTGSQGPLGRPGNPGTPGRPGIPGPTGPAGPPGYCDQNSCLGYNVGVQLAPEPYQPYDNEEDPYEGYRGYPHEYYQPNYPAPRPVEPESEPFPTEDTVEVRSPGMHRFSRSLSGKKVPAAAMRRRAKREDWKLPMPN; encoded by the exons GGGACCAGTTCCAGTGTAAGACCCCATCTGTGGCCGACATCGTCATCCTGGTCGATGGTTCCTGGAGCATTGGCAGGTTGAACTTCCGCCTGGTGCGAACATTCCTGGAGAGCTTGGTGAGCGCCTTCAATGTGGGCTTTGACAAGACACGCATAG GACTGGCCCAATACAGCGGGGATCCCCGGATTGAGTGGCACCTGAATGCCTACAGCACCAAGGATGCCGTGATCGATGCTGCGAGGAACCTGCCGTACAAAGGCGGGAACACACTGACCg GTCTTGCTCTGACTTACATTTTGGAGAACAGCTTCAAGCCGGAGTCAGGGGCCAGGCCAGGCATTCCCAAAATCGGCATCCTGATCACCGATGGGAAGTCTCAGGATGATGTCATCCCTCCAGCCCACAGCCTTCGAGAGGCGGGCATTGAGCTTTTCGCCATTG GCGTCAAGAATGCAGATGAGAATGAGCTGAAGGCCATCGCCTCGCCTCCCGAGGACACGCACGTCTACAACGTGGCCGACTTCAGCATGATGAGCACCATTGTGGAGAGCCTCACCAAGACCCTGTGCCAGAGGGTGGAGCAGCAGGACAAGCAGATAACAG GAGAGCCAACGGGGCAGGTGACCCTAGCGTCCCCCCAGGATTTGCGGACGTCTGAGGTGACGGCCAGGAGCTTTCGGGTGTCCTGGAGCCACCCCCCCGGGACTGTGGAGAAATACCGCGTGGTGTACTACCCCACCAAGGGGGGGTCTCCAGACGAG GCCGTGGTGGACGGCAGCGAGAACTCCGTGGTGCTGCAGTACCTGAACTCTCAGACGGAGTACCAGATCGCCGTATTCGCGATCTATGTCAATGCCGCAAGCGAAGGCCTGCGTGGCAGCGAGACGACCT TGACCCTGCCGATGGTGAACGACCTGACGCTCTACGATGTGACCCACAACAGCCTCCGCGCTCGTTGGAAGGGCATCAGTGGTGCCACTGGCTACATGATCCTGTACGCCCCACTGAGCGATTCCGGACTAGCTGATGAGAAGGAG GTGAAGGTGGAGGAGACTGTCACGGATATCGAGCTGGAGAAGCTGACTCCTGCCACCGAATACACCGTGACTGTGTACGCCATGTACGGGGAGGAGGCCAGCGACCCCATGACTCACCAGGAGACCACGT TGCCCATCATGGCACCTCGTGACCTCCAGATATCCAACGTTGACCACAGCTCTGCCAGACTGACGTGGGAGGCCACATCGAAGAAGGTCCTGGGCTACCGCATCCTGTATGTGAAGACCAGTGATGTTCAGACCACTGAG GTGGATGTGGACCAGGTCACCACACTGCAGCTGAGGAACCTGACTTCGAACACTGAGTACACAGTGGCCATCTTCGCTCTCTATGAGGACGCCCAGGCGGAACCCCTTACCAAGAGCTTCACGACCA GGCCCGTTCCCGCCCCGAGCGGCCTCCGGACCAGCGATGTGACGACAGACAGCTTCCGGGTCAGCTGGAAGGCCACTGCTTCAGATGTTCTGCTATACAAGCTGTCTTGGTGGCCCCATGATGAATCGCTGAAGGAG GAGAGGATTGTGAATGGAATGACAGCCGTGTTGACCAATTTACGGCCAGTCACAGAGTACGTGGTCTCCCTGTCAGCCATCTTCCTAGATGGGACAGAGAGTACACCAGTCACTACCCTGACCACGACAT tggcAAGAACGACAACTATTGCAACGACGACATCAG TGGTACGACAGGGCGTGAGAAACCTTCGCCTGGATGAGGAGACCACCTTCAGCTTGCAGGTGTCCTGGGAGCTCCAAGACCCCAACGTGCGACAGTACCGTGTGACCTATGTCAGTGCCAGAGGCGACCGAGCTGAGGAAGTG CTCATGGTCCCCGGCCGACAGAACAGTGTCCTGCTGCAGCCTCTGCTCTCCGACACTGAATACAAAGTGAGCGTGACCCCAGTCTACGCCAGTACTGATGGGATCAGTGTGTCCCGCGTGGGCCGGACCT TACCGCTCATGGCACCCAAGAACCTGAGGGTCTCGGAGGAGTGGTACAACCGCTTCCGCATCAGCTGGGACACACCTCCATCACCGACCATGGGCTACAGGGTGGTCTACCAGCCCATTTCCA CTCCAGGACGAGCCCTGGAGACATTTGTGGGGGAGGATGTGAACAACATGCTGATCCTGAACCTGCTGAGTGGGACGGAGTACAGTGTGAAGGTCATCTCCACCTACACCACAGGCTCCAGCGACGCCCTGGCTGGAAAGGCCAAGACGT TGTTCCTGGGTGTGACCAACCTGAACACCTACCAGGTTCGGATGAAGAGCACATGTGCGCAGTGGCAGCCCCATCGCCACGCCAGCCGCTACCGCGTCGTCATCGAGTCCCTGCTGA ACGGACAGAAGCAGGAAGTGAGTCTGTCTGGGGGGGCGACCAGGCACTGCTTCCACAACCTACACCCAGACACCCAGTATAAGATCAGCATCTACTCCCAGCTCCCAGACCTGGAGGGGCCGGCCGTCACCCTCATCGACAGGACCT TGCCTGTCCCCCCCCAGCCGACTACCGCGGCCCCGACGACCACGCCCCTTCCCACAATCCCTCCTGCTAAAGAAG TCTGCAAAGCAGCCAAGGCTGACCTGGTCTTCTTAGTGGATGGCTCCTGGAGCATCGGGGATGACAACTTCCAGAAAATCATCCGCTTCCTGTACAGCACGACCGGCGCCCTGGACAAGATCGGCCCCGACGGCACTCAG GTGGCCATCGCTCAGTTCAGTGACGACGCCAGGACAGAATTCAAGCTCGATGCCTATGATAACAAGGAGACATTGTTGGCTGCCATTCAGAGCATCTCATACAAGGGAGGAAATACCAAGACAG GTCGGGCCATAAAGCATGTGAAGGACTCCATCTTCACCCCCGAGGGGGGAATGAGGAGGGGGATCCCCAAAGTGCTGGTGGTGCTTACCGACGGCCGCTCCCAAGATGATGTCAGCATGGTGTCCAAGGAGATGCAGATGGAGG GCTACGTCGTTTTCGCCATCGGCTTCGCGGATGCCGACTACGGGGAGCTGGTGAGCATTGCCAGCAAGCCCAGTGAACGACATGTCTTCTTTGTGGACGACCTGGATGCCTTCAAGAAGATTGAGGAAAAGCTGGTGACGTTTGTGTGTGAAGCTGCCTCAGCCA CTTGTCCATCTGTACGGATGAAAGGCGGCACCATGGCAG GCTTCCAGATGATGGGCATGTTTGGACTGACAGAGAACCAGTACGCGAGTGTCGAAGGAGTTTCCATGGAGCCTGGAACCTTCAACAGCTTCCCATGCTATCGGCTGCACAAAGACGCCCTCATCAGCCAACCAACAAG GTTTCTTCACCCTGAAGGCTTGCCCTCCGATTACACCATCACAGTACTGTTCCGCCTGTTGTCCGACACTCCCCAGGAGCCCTTTGCATTGTGGGAGATCCTCAACCAGGCCAATGAGCCTCTGGTTGGGGTCATACTGGACA ATGGTGGGAAAACCCTCACGTTTTTCAACTATGACTATAAAGGAGACTTTCAGACTGTGACATTTGAGGGTCCAGAGATCAGAAAGATCTTCCATGGCAGCTTTCACAAG CTCCACGTGGCCGTCAGCAAGGTCACCGCCAAAGCGTTCGTCGACTGTAAGCTGGTGGGAGAGAAGTCCATCAGCGCAGCAGGAAACATCAGCACGGATGGGGTGGAGGTGCTGGGCAGGATGGTCCGGTCCCGGGGTAGCAGAGACAACTCGGCACCC TTTCAGCTCCAAATGTTCGACATCATCTGCAGTTCTTCGTGGGCTAGCAGGGACCAGTGCTGTGAGCTTCCAGGTCTC AGAGATGAGGAACAGTGTCCAGCCCTGCCTCACGCCTGCACATGTTCCCAGGACAGTAAAGGTCCCGCAGGACCCGCAGGACCCCCG GGAGGTCCAGGGGCCAGAGGTGCTAGAGGAGACCGAGGGGAACCAGGGCTGGTG GGTCCACAGGGTCTAGTAGGTGACATTGGACCACCAGGTCCTCAGGGACTTCCGGGACCCCAGGGCCCAAGTGGCATGTCTATCCAGGGGGCACCG GGCGCTGCGGGGGAGAAGGGCGAGAGGGGAGATGTCGGTTCTCCGGGGCCACAG GGGGTACCGGGACCACCAAGCTCACCTGGGCGGGATGGACCAGCGGGACAAAGG ggacTACCTGGAAAAGATGGTCCCCCCGGACCCCCTGGCTCCACAGGAACCATT GGACCACCTGGAGGTCCTGGACAGCCTGGATCAAACGGACCTCCTGGACCTCTGGGAGATCAGGGACTACCT GGCTCTCCTGGAGTCCGGGGAGAGAAGGGTGAACGG GGAGATGCGCAGTCACAGGCAGCCGTGCAGGCCATCGCCCGGCAGGTGTGCGAGCAGCTCATTCAGA GTCACATGAGCCGGTACAACTCCCTCCTGAACCACATCCCCAGCCAACCCGTCTCCGTGCGCACCATCCCGGGGCCCCCGGGGGAGCCAGGGCGCCAGGGCTCCCCGGGGCCCCAAGGAGAGCAGGGCCCCCCCGGCCGACCCGGGTTCCCAGGGAACAACGGGGAGAACGGGCAGCCGGGAGAGAGAG GTTTGTCAGGAGAGAAAGGCGAAAGGGGGAGTCCAGGGGTGGGAATCCAGGGGCCCAGGGGCCCCCAAGGGCCTCCAG GGCCCACCGGAGAGGGCCGCACCGGCAGCCAGGGTCCCCTTGGTCGCCCTGGCAACCCTGGAACCCCTGGCCGACCGGGCATCCCCGGTCCCACTGGTCCGGCTGGCCCACCTGGTTACTGTGACCAGAACTCCTGCCTGGGGTACAACGTAGGAG TACAATTGGCTCCTGAGCCCTACCAGCCTTATGATAATGAGGAGGACCCATATGAGGGGTACAGAGGCTACCCCCACGAGTACTACCAGCCCAACTACCCCGCCCCCCGTCCCGTGGAACCCGAGTCTGAG